One window of Schistocerca gregaria isolate iqSchGreg1 unplaced genomic scaffold, iqSchGreg1.2 ptg000673l, whole genome shotgun sequence genomic DNA carries:
- the LOC126318597 gene encoding uncharacterized protein LOC126318597: MCAKFHPTEDLVISASLDNTIRIWDISALRKKHIVPAESSSFQFQANLIGDSVITPKFILTVNDGVNWACFHPTLPLAVSASDDRQIKLWRYNEVRAWEIDTFRGHYNNVSCCAFHPSRDVLISCAEDKTLRIWDIIKRTLIYIHRRENDRFWMVAAHPNRGLIAAGHDSGFIIFKLEKERPCFCVFNNTVFYIRGDALQSFELQSGLKKDILSFKGRATPPRKLEYNQEEAAFLVTYEGVEDCHEVYIIKDIYQGNVKVSKSAGSQACWANDSCFAVLDSRRPNTLALKTIEDKVFATISSLDLECPIEAIFPAAQDHLFLRCGNRIYLLDIRAQKVVAEAQMPEKIKFSSRHVSEESGGDMVAFMGEKSVLLCTMSLKVLCAIEGKARVKSGVWTDKGVFFFTVTNHIMYLLPNGDSGIVRTLNQSIYLIAVVGNKIYCFDRSVQNRTITVDDSEILFKDALRKQSFKEAFYIAKSGIPGQSIVTYLQQKKYPELALCFAQDPRERFTLSLTCGDMDKAYESACEVDQIDFWQQLALASSKRGRYEMAEQIYKRINDYENLFLLYMAMGQSEKLRALSGALKRQGDVAAMLHLSFVTGDIASRVEILEQAGIFSLAYLTASVYGLSEKADEVRRKVERDVGAESPSSLDVAGLFPDSKLLIPPSPIKSVQIASWPVLTPDPTLFDELLKSGDRKKSKTSAMLPADDQLEFEGAFEDDGLWEENARDEQIGSSQGDKEEDDWQFDKQELPVLSDSTGPVLALDAVELPEEGLTYEETWELSESAVPVDHVAAGAFKVAMDLLNKQLGVVHFEPLKLQFIYIALSSHAFLRLLPSTPVMAIPLVREIPGQPYRGYVSCIEITGLIDLLQLAYSAFSLGKFQDALDRFRTILQRIPLLYVNSAGEFEEVQELISICVQYLLCLSIELNRRELSASDGPPSRISELTYHFANCSLNSQHQHLVYRLAMNVNVKLKNYARAEFFAQKLLYTNPKSDVVQLAQKVISFCKQNGSQDLNPMDHDEKNPSVLCAKSFKPIYKGTPYADCPYCHAHYSSAFAGQLCSICELSEVGYLGATGLVLSRMSFKREQI; this comes from the exons ATGTGTGCGAAGTTTCACCCAACGGAGGACCTCGTTATTTCGGCATCTTTGGACAACACAATTAGAATATGGGACATTTCAG CACTTCGAAAGAAGCACATCGTGCCGGCAGAGAGTTCTTCTTTTCAGTTTCAGGCGAACTTGATCGGTGACTCCGTGATTACACCGAAGTTCATTTTGACCGTCAATGACGGGGTCAATTGGGCCTGTTTTCACCCTACGTTGCCGTTGGCCGTTTCCGCATCGGATGACCGACAGATCAAACTTTGGAGATACAACGAGGTAAGAGCTTGGGAAATCGACACGTTTAGAggtcattacaacaacgtttcttgCTGCGCCTTTCATCCGAGTAGGGACGTTTTGATATCTTGCGCCGAGGACAAGACTCTGCGCATTTGGGACATTATCAAGCGGACGCTCATCTATATACACCGCCGTGAGAACGATCGCTTTTGGATGGTGGCCGCGCATCCCAATAGGGGTTTGATTGCGGCTGGTCACGATTCTGGCTTTATCATTTTTAAGTTGGAGAAGGAAAGACCTTGTTTTTGCGTCTTCAACAATACGGTCTTCTACATCAGAGGCGATGCGCTTCAGTCTTTTGAGTTGCAGtctggattgaagaaagacatcttgTCCTTCAAGGGGCGTGCCACACCGCCGCGGAAGCTCGAATACAATCAGGAGGAAGCAGCATTTTTGGTCACATACGAAGGCGTCGAGGACTGTCACGAGGTGTACATCATAAAGGACATATATCAAGGAAATGTCAAGGTGAGCAAAAGTGCTGGGTCCCAGGCTTGCTGGGCGAACGACAGCTGTTTTGCCGTGTTGGACTCGAGGCGGCCGAACACGCTCGCGTTGAAAACGATTGAGGACAAGGTATTTGCGACCATTTCTTCTCTTGACCTGGAATGCCCAATTGAGGCGATTTTTCCTGCTGCACAAGACCACTTGTTCCTGAGGTGTGGCAATCGAATTTACCTGCTCGACATCAGGGCGCAGAAGGTGGTTGCCGAGGCGCAAATGCCCGAGAAAATCAAGTTTTCGTCGAGACACGTCAGTGAGGAGTCAGGTGGGGACATGGTCGCATTCATGGGCGAGAAGTCAGTGTTGCTGTGCACGATGAGCCTGAAGGTGCTCTGCGCTATAGAAGGGAAGGCCAGGGTCAAGAGCGGCGTCTGGACCGACAAGGGGGTTTTTTTTTTCACGGTAACGAACCACATCATGTATTTGCTTCCCAACGGCGATTCCGGTATCGTGCGCACTTTGAATCAGTCGATATATCTTATAGCTGTCGTTGGAAACAAGATTTATTGTTTCGATCGGAGCGTGCAGAACAGGACGATCACCGTCGACGACTCCGAAATTTTGTTCAAGGACGCGCTTCGAAAGCAGAGCTTCAAGGAGGCGTTTTATATCGCCAAGTCGGGCATACCGGGCCAGTCCATCGTGACCTACCTGCAGCAGAAGAAGTATCCAGAGTTGGCCCTGTGCTTCGCGCAGGATCCCAGAGAGAGATTCACCCTGTCCTTGACATGCGGGGACATGGACAAGGCATACGAGTCTGCATGCGAAGTTGATCAGATAGATTTCTGGCAGCAGTTGGCGCTGGCCTCGTCCAAGAGAGGACGCTACGAGATGGCGGAGCAGATATACAAGAGGATCAACGACTACGAGAATTTGTTTCTTTTGTACATGGCAATGGGGCAGTCGGAGAAGTTGCGGGCATTGTCGGGGGCGTTGAAGAGACAGGGAGATGTCGCGGCGATGTTGCATTTGAGTTTTGTAACTGGAGACATAGCGTCTAGAGTCGAGATATTGGAGCAGGCCGGCATAT TTTCTTTGGCCTATCTGACAGCAAGTGTGTATGGGCTGAGTGAGAAGGCAGATGAGGTAAGAAGGAAGGTCGAGCGAGACGTGGGTGCCGAGTCGCCCTCGAGTTTGGACGTCGCGGGACTTTTCCCCGACTCCAAGCTCTTGATTCCTCCCTCACCAATCAAGTCCGTCCAAATCGCGAGCTGGCCCGTGCTGACGCCGGACCCCACTCTGTTTGACGAGTTGTTGAAGAGCGGGGACAGGAAGAAGTCCAAGACATCGGCGATGCTGCCGGCCGATGATCAACTCGAGTTTGAGGGTGCGTTCGAAGACGACGGACTGTGGGAAGAGAACGCAAGAGACGAACAAATTGGATCGTCTCAGGGCGACAAAGAGGAAGACGATTGGCAATTTGACAAGCAAGAATTGCCCGTTTTGTCTGATTCGACAGGGCCTGTTCTAGCACTAGACGCCGTCGAGCTACCGGAAGAGGGTCTAACCTATGAAGAGACATGGGAGCTTTCTGAGAGCGCAGTTCCCGTAGATCACGTCGCAGCCGGGGCGTTCAAAGTCGCTATGGACCTGTTAAACAAGCAACTTGGCGTGGTTCACTTTGAGCCGCTGAAATTGCAGTTCATTTACATTGCGCTGAGTTCACATGCATTTTTACGTCTTTTGCCTTCTACGCCTGTTATGGCCATTCCTTTAGTTCGAGAGATTCCTGGACAGCCCTACAGGGGATACGTGTCTTGCATCGAGATTACCGGACTGATCGACTTGCTCCAGCTCGCCTACAGCGCTTTTTCTCTCGGCAAGTTTCAAGATGCCCTCGATCGCTTCCGAACGATTTTGCAGCGCATTCCCCTGCTATACGTCAATTCAGCTGGGGAATTCGAAGAAGTTCAAGAATTGATCTCGATCTGCGTCCAGTACTTGCTTTGCCTGTCAATTGAGCTAAATCGCAGGGAGCTTTCCGCCTCGGACGGTCCTCCCTCCCGCATTTCCGAACTCACGTACCATTTTGCGAATTGCAGCTTGAATTCTCAGCATCAGCACCTTGTCTATCGCCTCGCGATGAACGTCAATGTCAAACTTAAAAACTACGCTCGTGCCGAATTCTTCGCCCAGAAGCTGCTCTACACCAATCCGAAGTCTGATGTCGTCCAGCTGGCTCAAAAGGTCATCAGCTTCTGCAAGCAAAATGGCTCTCAAGATTTGAACCCGATGGATCACGACGAAAAGAACCCCTCTGTCTTGTGCGCCAAATCCTTCAAGCCCATATATAAGGGGACGCCCTACGCCGACTGTCCCTATTGCCACGCCCATTATTCGTCTGCATTTGCCGGGCAGCTCTGTTCGATTTGCGAACTGTCAGAAGTTGGCTATCTGGGAGCGACGGGCTTGGTTCTGTCTCGGATGTCGTTCAAAAGAGAACAAATCTGA
- the LOC126318624 gene encoding sphingomyelinase DDB_G0288017-like translates to MSCHCTAPTRSPSSKTALIDDEQRTPSNLTPFPNHYTLHPPEIELEREFRLLNYNIFIRPPIVNTNGNDWKTERLNHIIQEIEPYDLVTFQEFFGSFSSRRKRFIKKSIELGFQWHLCSPRQHYLVDGGLLILSKFPILKDDFLPFNHGASWDKLANKGILYALVQIDSLCVHVFNTHLQAICEAPSSHQCKVMQRQISKCVQFIRSKIQGNSYPAIISGDFNVDANAPPDSYHARQYSALLSALKMLENSRYDTTQSAQNHNNEFFDLLYLFNANQYLITFPNIILASNQQGTQNALTQKQVSQQRIDYIFWLSPLSCLTSPTFQHTQNSQTPPSDDNRHIKPVNCKIIPFFVDSSLNTPFTHLSDHYAIEASFQIFK, encoded by the exons ATGTCCTGTCACTGCACCGCACCAACGCGCTCCCCGTCCTCCAAAACCGCTCTCATCGACGATGAACAACGCACACCCTCAAACCTCACTCCCTTCCCTAACCATTACACGCTACACCCACCAG AAATTGAACTGGAACGCGAGTTCCGCCTGTTGAACTACAATATCTTCATTAGGCCACCTATCGTCAACACCAACGGTAACGACTGGAAAACCGAAAGACTAAATCACATCATTCAAGAAATAGAGCCATACGACCTGGTCACCTTTCAAGAGTTTTTCGGCTCATTCTCGTCTCGGCGCAAACGATTCATCAAAAAATCCATAGAATTGGGATTCCAATGGCACCTCTGCAGCCCACGCCAACACTACCTCGTCGACGGCGGCCTCCTTATCTTGAGCAAATTTCCCATCCTAAAAGACGACTTCCTCCCATTCAACCACGGCGCGTCTTGGGACAAACTCGCCAATAAGGGAATCCTGTACGCACTCGTACAAATCGATTCTCTATGTGTACACGTCTTCAACACACATTTACAGGCCATATGCGAAGCACCCAGCTCTCATCAGTGCAAAGTCATGCAGCGGCAAATCAGCAAGTGCGTCCAATTTATCCGCTCTAAAATACAAGGCAACAGCTACCCAGCCATCATATCGGGCGACTTCAACGTCGACGCAAACGCGCCGCCAGACTCATACCACGCCCGTCAATACTCAGCGCTGCTCAGTGCACTCAAAATGCTTGAAAATAGCCGTTACGACACCACACAATCCGCACAAAACCACAACAACGAATTTTTCGACTTGCTCTATCTGTTTAACGCTAATCAATATCTAATCACCTTCCCAAATATCATCCTCGCCAGTAATCAGCAGGGCACACAAAACGCGTTAACTCAAAAACAAGTGTCCCAGCAACGAATCGACTACATCTTCTGGCTCTCGCCTCTCTCCTGTCTAACTTCCCCCACTTTTCAACACACCCAAAACTCTCAAACGCCACCCTCAGACGACAACCGGCACATCAAGCCCGTTAACTGCAAAATCATCCCGTTCTTCGTCGACTCCTCCCTAAACACGCCGTTCACCCACCTGAGTGACCATTATGCCATAGAAGCATCTTTCCAAATCTTCAAATAA